One Trichormus variabilis 0441 genomic window, CAAGAGACGCTACGGCCACGGCAATCAGCCTGTTAACTTGCCGCAGCCAGTGATGCCGATGTACCAAAGCAACTGGCACTCACCCACCCCCAGTTTTTCACCTTACCGCAATCGCTGGAAAGGGAAGTTTTATCCGGTAGTTTTTTGTTTGTTGGGTTTTGGGGTTTTGGGATACTTGGATGTGGTGACAAAGTTCACCAGTCCTTTGGTATCGCGCAATAATTATGCTCAACAAGCGCTGATGCCTAAACAAGCTAATAGTAATACCGCCCTGAGTTTTGCAGAGTATTATCAACAGGGTCATGCTGCTTACCAAGTGCGTGATTATAAACAGGCAGTAGATAACTTCACCCATGCCATTCAGCAGGAACCAACAAACGCCAAAGCTTTGGTGAACCGAGGTAATGCGCGTTATAACCTGAAAGACTATGAAGGTGCTTTAGCCGATTACACTGTAGCTTTGCAAATTAATCCCAATGAAATCAAAGCTTTTGTGAATCGGGGTAACTCCCGCTTGATGCTGGCTGAATATAGTAATGATCCTGACCAACAGTATAGATTAGCGATCGCCGACTTTAATCACGCCCTGAAACTCAACGAGAAGGAAGCCGAAGCTTATATCCGCCGGGGAATTGTCCGGTCACAAATGGCTAAATATAGCAGCGATACCATTAAAGATTACCAAGAAGCGATCGCCGATTTTGACCAAGCCCTGAAACTTAACCCCGCTAAAACCGAAGCTTACTTTCAGCGTGCTTCTGTCCGCTATCTCATTGCCCAATATACAGGTGATTCGACCAAGGAATATGATCAGGCGATCGCAGATTTTGATCAAGCATTAAAAATTAACGACAAACTAGCCAAAGTGTATCTCAAACGTGGTATGGTGCGCTACGAATTAGCACAAATTACTAGTAATAAATCTGATGCCAATAATGCCAAAGCTCTTGCAGATTTACAGCTAGCCGCCAAACTTTCTTTAGAACAAGAAGATACGGAAAGTTATCAACAAGCACTCAGCAGTATCTGTATCATTGAGGAAAGCAAATGTAATGCTTTATTCCAAAGCTCTACAATGCGAGGATATGCCAGCACCGACTTGACAGCAAAACAGTAATTAATTGTTAGTTGTCAGTTGTCAGTTGTCAGGTGTTAATAATCAATCATTTACATCGTCATTCGATTTATACCAATTGGCAAAAGAATGGGACAAATGAACCATCTGTAGAGACGCGATTCATCGCGTCTTCTTCACCCAAGGATGTGTTGCAATCATTAATTGAATTGGTATTAATTTTTGTTGGCTTAGTTTGTGCCTACACTGAAAAAATCAAGTGTATATAGGGTGTGTTATCACTTAGGGTAACGCACCCTACGTGTATTGTAAAATTCCAGGCAATGTTCAATATTTCATCGTTCATAATTTATCCCAAAACCTTTTATTCTTCACCACTGACAACTGACCACTAACAACGGACAACTAATAATTAATTCATTCACTAAGCTTTCATATCTAAAAGATTTATATTTACTTATTCTTTATACAAAGGCTCAGAAAAACAGTTAGATTATGTACGGAGAAAAATAAAAGAGAAGTAAATTTTTCTCCCATCCATGTGCATCCTCTTCATCCCGATATTCAAAAATTAATCTAACTGCAAATCCCCAAGGTAATTGTATGAAAGCGGTGATTTTGGCTGGAGGGCTTGGTACACGCCTCAGTGAAGAAACCAGTATCAAGCCTAAGCCGATGGTAGAAATTGGTGGTAAGCCAATTCTTTGGCACATCATGAAAACTTATTCTGCCCACGGCATTAATGATTTTATTATTTGTTGTGGTTACAAAGGTTACGTGATTAAGGAGTATTTTGCTAACTACTTCTTACATATGTCTGATGTAACTTTTGATATGCGTTTTAACCAAATGAATGTCCATTCTGGTTACGCTGAACCTTGGCGTGTCACATTGGTAAACACAGGTGATCATACTATGACTGGTGGACGCTTAAAGCGTGTCCGCGAACATCTGGGTAATGATACTTTTTGTTTTACCTATGGTGACGGTGTATGTGATATTAATATCACCGAATTAATTAAGTTTCATCAAGAACAAAAGAGTTTAGCAACCCTGACAGCAGTCCAACCAGCAGGGCGTTTCGGCGCAATTTCTCTGGGATACGAACAAACTAAAATAACTAGTTTCCGGGAAAAGCCCGAAGGTGATGGTGCTTGGATTAACGGTGGTTATTTTATCTTAGAACCAGAAGTTATAGATTTAATTGCTGATGATGCTACCGTTTGGGAGAAAGAACCACTAGAAAAGTTAGCAGATATGGAAGAATTATCTGCTTTTAAACACAGTGGTTTTTGGCAACCAATGGATACATTGCGCGATAAAAACTATCTAGAGGAGTTATGGAAGAATAACCAAGCTCCTTGGAAGGTTTGGTAATTAAAAGTACACGGAATTCAAAAAAATATTTTGGCATTTTGTCCCTTCTAATTTTGACTTCCGTTGTAAGGTATTGTTGACTGATTTAGTGTAATTTTTGCAGTAATAACAATGTACGATTTTACCATTGTTGGTGGGGGCATAGTTGGGTTATCCACAGGGATGGCTTTAGGTAAGCGTTATCCCCAAGCAAGAATTTTAGTATTAGAAAAAGAAAGCCAGTGGGCATTTCACCAAACTGGTAATAATAGTGGTGTAATTCACTCTGGAATTTATTACAAGCCTGGTAGTTTTAAAGCTAAATTTTGCCGTGATGGTAGAGACTCAATGGTAAAGTTTTGCCAGGAGTATGGCATCGACCATGAGGTTTGTGGCAAGGTAATTGTAGCGACAAATGGGCAGGAGTTACCACGCCTAGAAAACCTTTACCAACGCGGCTTAGAAAATGGCATAGAAGTTCAAAAAATTAGCCCCGAAGAAGTTAAGGAAATTGAACCTCACGTTAAATGTGTAGCGGGGATTCGGGTATTTTCAACTGGCATTGTAAATTATAAGCAAGTTTGCCTAAAATACGTCGAATTGATTCAACAACAAGGCGGAGATTTAAGGCTTAATACCAAAGTTTTGAAAATTTGCCCCAGTGGTAAAAATCACGTACTGGAAACCAATAAAGGCAATTTTGAAACCAGATTTGTGATCAATTGTGCCGGATTGCACAGCGATCGCATCGCTAAGTTAGGTGGAGTACAACCAAGCGCAAAAATTGTCCCCTTCCGGGGAGAATATTACGAACTCACCCCCGAAAAACGGTATTTGGTCAAAACACTCATTTACCCGGTTCCTAACCCCGAATTTCCCTTCCTCGGTGTCCATTTCACGCGGATGATTGACGGAAGTGTCCACGCTGGGCCGAATGCAGTGTTGAGTCTGAAGCGCGAAGGGTACAAAAAAACCGACTTTGACCTGAGAGACTTTGCGGAAGTCATGACCTACCCTGGTTTCTGGAAACTTGCAGGCAAACACGCCGACGAAGGTATCCAAGAAATCATTCGTTCCTTCAGCAAAGCCGCTTTCACCAGAAGTTTGCAAAATCTGATTCCCGAAGTCCAAGCGGAGGATTTAGTCCCCACCCATGCAGGGGTACGCGCCCAAGCTTTGATGGATGATGGCAAACTTGTAGACGACTTCTACATCGTTCCTGGTGAAAACTCCATTCATGTTTGCAATGCACCTTCACCAGCCGCGACTTCTTCCTTAGAAATTGGCAAAGCGATCGCTGCACAAATCCCCCAGCAATCACACCTTGAGAATGCGGTGATTGCATAGATAGTTAGGCAGGGGTAGGGGTCACTACTCAACCCTCCCCACTCTCCATTAACCAATATAGAGAATTTGACACAAATGAAAATTTTAGTAACCGGAACCGAAGGATATTTAGGTTGTTTATTGCCTTCTTTGTTAATTGGCAAAGGACATGAAGTAATTGGTGTAGATACTGGTTACTACAAAGTAGGCTGGCTATACAACGGTACTCCAATAACAGCGAAAACCCTCAATAAAGATATCCGCCACATCACCCCCGAAGACTTAGAAGGTGTAGAAGCGATCGTTCACATGGCGGAACTTTCCAACGACCCCACCGGACAATTAGCACCAAATATCACCTACGACATCAATCATATAGGTTCAGTCCGTTTGGCTAACCTAGCGAAAACAATGGGCGTACGGCGCTTCGTCTATATGTCTTCTTGTAGTGTGTATGGTGTTGCTACTGAAGGTGATGTCACAGAAGCATCCCCAGTTAACCCCCAAACAGCCTACGCAGAATGCAAAACCCTTGTAGAAAGAGATGTCACACTTTTAGCCGATGATGACTTCTCCCCTACCTTTATGCGTAACGCTACTGCTTTTGGTGCTTCTCCCAGAATGCGCTTTGATATTGTGTTGAACAACTTAGCAGGTTTGGCTTGGACTACCAAAGAAATCAAAATGATTAGTGATGGTACTCCTTGGCGGCCATTAGTCCATGCACTAGATATCTGCAAAGCCATAGTTTGTGCTTTAGAAGCGCCTCGTGATATTGTTCACAACCAAGTCTTTAACGTTGGCGATACTACAAACAACTACCGCGTCAAAGAAATTGCCCAAATCATCGCCGATACTTTCCCAGGATGTAAATTGTCCTTCGGTGATAATGGTGCAGATAATCGCAGTTACCGCGTATCTTTTGAGAAAATCAACACTGTTTTACCAGGATTTAAGTGTGATTGGGATGCACAAAAAGGCGCTAGACAATTATTTGATTTGTTCAGTCAAATAGATATGACTGAAGACACCTTCTTGTTTAGAGGCTTTACACGCTTGAAGCAGCTAGAATACCTCATCCGGACTGAACAAATTAACCAAGATTTCTTCTGGAATGTTAAGTAACACCTAAAAGTGCTTGGTCATTAGAGATTTGTAGTAAGGGCTTAAACCCTCGAATTTTCAATCAAGTAGGGCTAGAGCTTTTACTACTAATCTATCAAAATTCATGAGATGCGCTACAGGCTGATTTGAGATTAACTCCTTAACCGCAGCTTCTATCACAAAAATATCATTTTTAGCATTTTCTATTCTTATCCAAGTATCAGTCTCTCGGATTCTTATTCTTGATTATGAGCAAATTATTAACAATTGCCATTCCTACTTATAATCGTGCTAAGCTGCTTGACCAACAGTTAGCATGGCTGGCAAATGCTATCAAGGGATTTGAAGAATATTGTGAGATATTAGTTTCTGATAATTGTTCTACTGATAATACTCAAGGCATTATCCAAAAATGGCAGCATCAACTAAATAACGTCACCTTTAAGTCTAACAAACATTCAAAAAATTTAGGCGTAATGAAAAACATTATGTACTGCCTAAGTTCTGCGGAAACACAATATGTTTGGACAATTGGCGATGATGATCCTATACAAGATAGGGCTATTGCCTATGTCATCAATAAGATCAAACAGCATCAAAATTTAGGATTAATCTTTCTCAACTTTTCTGGTCGCAATAAAATTACTAATCAACCAGTATTCCCACCAACAATTATTGGGAATCGTTGGTTTGATGCTGATTGTGAAGATGGGTGTAGAGATAGTAAAGAAGTTTTTGAACATTGTTTTGCTAAAAGTGTAGGTGCAGTTATCTTCCTGAGTGCTAGCATCTATCGTACTGATTTGGTTAAGCAAGCTCTACAAAATTGGCCAGATGCAGCCAATAATTGGATATCTTTAGCATATCTGGCTGGTTATTGTGCTGCTAACGGTAATGTAATTGTCACAAAAGAAAATTTCTTAGAGTGTATTGTTGGTGTGAGCTATTGGCAGAAAGAGCCGAAATCAGCATTATTAATGCAATACAAACACATCCCCGAAGTGATTTTAAAACTTCGAGAAATTGGATATTCTAACCAATTTTGTCGGCAGATGCTTTTGCATAATTCTAAAGAAGTAGACTTGAAAGTTTTCTTGGGTGCTTTAAGAAGATGGCCAATATCTGCTGTTAAAACAGTTATCCCCTTTGTGGCTTTAGTGAGTTTGTCTGCTTTTGAAATGATGCCTTTTAAAGAGATAAGGGTTGCTGAAAATAGTGAGCCAATATCTCAACAATCCTCGGCAAACAACGATAGAAAATCACTCCAAAAATTACTGAATAAATAAAATTAGGTGTTTGTATGCTCAACACAATTAAAAACAAACTCTCTGCAATACATTCTGATTTTGCCTGCGAAGTAGAACGCTGGCAACATATAAAGAATTTACCATCTCTAGAAAAACGCGATCGCATCATTCTAGATACACTGAAAAAAGAGGGTGTTTATGTCACGACACTTGCAGATTTAGGTTTAAGCTCAACTCAAAATTTGCTCCAGGCTGCTAAACATCAATTGTCCCAGATGCAAAATGCTAACAACGAACATCTAGAACAAAAGTGGCCGCAAATTTATACAGTTACGGGTTTACCAGAGTTTTATACCTGGGGAACAGAGCAAAGACTACTAAGCATAATCGAAAATTATATTGGTCTTCCTATTAAATTTCACGGTGTACATTTACGTAAAGATTTTCCTAGCAATAATCAATTTGGAACTTTGCTATGGCATAGTGATGCAGAAGATCGTCGTCTGATTAAAGTTTTTGTGTACTTAAATGATGTGGAAGAAAAGACAGGACCATTCCAATACATTCCTCGTTCATTAACTCCCACATTTAGTTGGAATTATTTTCAACTTTACTACAAACTTTGGCAGTCAAGCTATATGGGTATCGACGATGAACAGGTCAAAGCAGTCATTCCCAAATCAGCTTGGAAATCATGTCCTGGTCCAGCAGGTACGGTCATTTTTGTAGATACCAAAAATACTTTACATCATGGGACAGTGCGGACGGAAGATCGCTCAACCCTCTTCTTTTGTTATACGGCCAATCCCCCAGAAAGACCAGACCTTTGTACACAATACTGGGATGATACTTATATTAGGGCTGACTTACTAGAATTAGAGAAAAATTCTGTCTAGTTTGATTTTTTGGTGTCAAGAATATCTTCATATTTGCGAAATAAATATACCTATTTCGGAAATTCACCACCAAGCATCATCTTCGTTTAATCATGAATAAATTACTCACTATTGCTCTCCCCACATATAATCGAGCTAAATTACTTGACCAACAATTAGCATGGCTAGCTAAAGCCATCAAAGGTTTTGAATCTGAATGTGAAATCATTATTTCTGATAATTGTTCAGAAGATAATACCCAAGAAATCGTGAAAAAATGGCAGATGGCTTTGCCTGAAACAGCTTTTCACTCTAACAGAAATAGTCAAAATCTGGGAGTGATGAGAAACATCGCTTATTGCCTTAATGCTGCAACCAGCCAATATGTTTGGACAATCAGTGATGATGATAAAATCGAGGACACAACGATTTCTTATCTCATCAACACATTAAAGACATCAGTTAATTTAGGACTGCTGATTTTAAATTTTTCTTGTCGCCATGAAGTAACAGGTGAGTTATTGTACGAACGCTGTTATCAGATTGAAGATGAAATTGTTGAGACTGATGGTAGGGCAGTTTTTGAACGTTGTATCCAAGAAAGTCGCTCTGGGGTACAACTAATGTCAGCCCAAGTATATAGAACAGATTTAGCACAACGTGCGTTAAAAACTTGGTCTGATGGGGTAAATAACTTAGATTATCAAGTATATTTAACTGGGTTCTGTGCTTTTCATGGAAATGTCAGAATCAGCAAAGATGTATATCTAGAAAATGCTTTTGGTGCTAGCCATTGGATGGTTAAACCAAAAATGTTGCTGAAAATGCAATATACATATTCACCAGAGGTAAATATCAAGCTGAAAGAAATAGGCTATTCAGATAGTTTTTGCAGAAACCTGGTTATCAATCATTTTAATAATAATAATTGGCGGGTTCTATTAGGGGCTTTAAGAAGATGGCCTGTTCTAGCATTGACCACAGTAATTCCTTACTTTGGGCTAGTCAGTTTATCAGTTTTAGAAACTATTATTCTTACTAAAGAAGGGGTTTCGCAAGAAGTTATCAGTAGAAGTAATAGTAACAACAGACGTGACTTAATGAAATCTGATAGTAAGACAAAGTGAGTCTCCCATGCTAACTACAGTCAAAGAGAAAATTGAAGCGCTAAACTCAGAAGTTTCCTATAGAGTCAAACTCTGGCAATATGCTCCCAATTTGCCTAAAGTAGAATCACGCGATCGCCTGATTGTTGATACTCTTAAAAGTGAGGGAGTTTACATCACTACACTACAAGAGTTAGGGCTTCCATCCACAGCACAATTACTTAAAGCTTCTCATACCTTATTACCAGGTATGGGACAAGGTAGCTATGCAGAATCAGCCCAAAATCCCCCAGAAATTTACACAGTTACCCACATACCTGATTTTTATAACTGGGGAAGTGAATCAAGACTATTGAATATTCTAGAAAATTATATTGGTCTTCCAGTCGCTTATCATGGCGTACAAATCCGCAAAGACTTTGTAAATGCCAATCAATTCAGTACAATGTTATGGCATAGAGATTCAGAAGATCGCCGCATTGTCAAAATTATCATTTACTTAAGTGATGTAGAAGAAAAACACGGGCCTTTTGAATATGTACCAGCATCGTTTACCTCTATAGATAGTTTGAATTTCTATCGACTTTACTACAAAATTCATAAGTCAGGTATCAACGATGAGGCATTAAATAAAATTGTGCCTAAATCAGCTTGGAAATCATGTACTGGCCCAGCAGGAAGCGTAATTATTGCTGATACCCAAAGACTTCTACATCATGGCACAGTCCGCACAGAAGAACGTTCAACTCTATTCTATGCCTACACTGCCAATCCTGCCAAAAGACCAGGACTTTGTACTCAATACTGGGATGATACTTTTCCTAAACCAAATTATAGCTAAAGTTCCTGTTTAGCTGATTCATCTGTGTAAAGACTAAGTGATTAGTCATTATTCTCCCATCATTAATTCATAGTTGAGAAACCCATGATTTTTACCGCTACATCACTCCAGGACGCATTTATTATTGATTTAGAAGAAAAACCAGATCATCGTGGTTTTTTTGCCAGAACTTTTTGTGCTAATGAATTTGCAGCCCACGGTTTAAAACCAGTAGTTGCTCAGTGTAACTTATCTTATAACTATAAAAAAGGTACACTGCGGGGGATGCACTATCAACTCAGACCAGCCGCCGAAACAAAACTAATTCGTTGTATTAAGGGCGCTATTTATGACGTAATTATTGATATGCGTCCCGAATCACCAACATTTTTATCACATATTGGTGTAGAACTCACTGCTGATAATCGTCGTGCTTTGTATGTACCAGAGATGTTTGCTCATGGTTATCAAGCCCTCACCGATGATGCAGAAGTGGTGTATCAAGTAGGTGAATTTTATACCCCAGGATATGAAAAAGGCCTGCGTTATAATGACCCATTCTTCAACATTGAATGGCCTTTAGATGTGACTGTAATTTCTGATAAAGATGCCAATTGGCCTTTATTAGAAACTATCCCCATCGGTAGCCCAGACCCAGTAGAAGCAGTTTGTTAAACAATACTGAGTTGTGAGTAAGATATTCTGCTTCTGTTGCTTGTTTTAGAAAATAAAGGATTAAGCAAAATGATTATTATTGATAACGCCTTAAAGGCTCGTGCTGCTGCTGGTAACCCCGTGAAAGTGGGAATGATTGGCGCTGGTTTTATGGGTCGGGGTATTGCCAACCAAATTATTAATTCAGTTCCAGGGATGGAGTTAGTTGCTATCTCTAACCGCAGTATTGATGGCGCGAAACGAGCTTATAGTGAAGCTGGTATCGAAGATATTGAAATTGTGGATTCTGTAGGTGAATTAGAAAGTGCGATCGCTCAAGGTAAGTATACTATTACCGAAGATGCCAAAATCATCTGCCAAGCCGAGGGTATCGATGCAATTATCGAAGTCACCGGTGCGGTAGAATTCGGCGCTCATGTAGTCATGGAAGCGATCGCCCACCGCAAACACGTTATCATGATGAATGCGGAACTTGACGGTACAATCGGCCCCATCCTGAAAGTCTATGCAGACAAAGCCGGGGTGATTCTCAGTGCTTGTGATGGCGACCAACCAGGGGTGCAAATGAATCTTTACCGATTTGTTCAAAGCATCGGTCTGACTCCCCTGCTTTGCGGTAACATCAAAGGCTTGCAAGACCCCTACCGCAACCCCACCACCCAAGAAGGATTTGCCAAGCGTTGGGGACAAAAAGCCCACATGGTAACCAGCTTTGCTGATGGTAGCAAAATTTCCTTTGAACAGGCGATCGTGGCTAACGCTACAGGTATGAAAGTCGCTAAACGAGGGATGTTGGGATATGACTTCACCGGTCATGTTGATGAGATGACCAATATGTACGATGTGGAACAACTCAAGCAGCTAGGCGGTATTGTTGATTATGTAGTTGGTGCAAAACCCGGCCCTGGCGTATATGTGTTTGCTACCCACGACGACCCCAAACAACGCCACTACCTCAACCTCTACAAATTAGGCGAAGGCCCCCTCTATAGCTTCTACACTCCCTACCACCTCTGCCATTTTGAGGTTCCCCTATCTGTAGCTCGTGCCGTCCTCTTCAGCGATGCTGTCATGGCTCCTCTAGCAGGCCTCTCGGTAGATGTCATCACCACTGCCAAAATAGACCTGAAAGCCGGAGAAACCCTAGATGGCATTGGCTACTACATGACCTATGGACAGTGTGAAAACTCCGATATCGTCCAACAGCAAAACCTCCTACCAATGGGTCTAGCAGAAGGATGTCGTCTCAAACGTGATATTCCTAAAGATCAAGTCCTCACCTACGATGATGTAGAACTACCAGAAGGCAGACTTTGTGACCAACTACGAGCCGAGCAAGACAAATATTTTGCCCCAGAAAAAGTTCTGGTAACTGTTGGTTAAGGGAACACCAAAAAATGACTCAATTCAAAATTCAAAATTCGTCTTGAAAAGTTTCCTACGGCGGGAAACCCCTCCTACAGCACTGGATTCACCGCCTACAGAACTTTTCGCAAAATTCAAAATGAATTAGCCGCAATTGATTGTTTGGTAGGGTGCGTCAGTGCGATAGAACCTAACTATACTCAGAAATTTTCATACTGACGCACCCTACTGGATAGTCTATTACCAATTACCAATTACCAAACTCAAAAACGCCCCCCTTTTCATCAACAGGGGGGCTGAAGCTATCTGAAAACAATTAATTTCCTAATTAAATAGCAAAATAATTCAAAAGATAGAATCAATTTTGAGTTTGTTTGTCAATACTATTATTTACTAGCGATCGCATCACTTATAATTCTACAAACTTCGATAAATGTATCAAAAAATAGTTAAAAAATATCATCCAAAATACCAAAATAATAACTAGTTTCTGCTGAAATATTTTAAGGCAAATCTTCACAAATTTAGACTGATATGAAAGTTGCTCTAGTCCATGATTATTTGACCCAGCGCGGTGGGGCAGAACGTGTATTTGAATTACTTTGTAAACGCTATCCTGAAGCCGATATTTTTACATCATTGTATGACCCAGAAAAAACTATTGATATGGGTGAGCGGATAGTTAACACAACATTCTTGCAAAAAATTCCTGGTGCAGCCAAATACTTTAGATTAATGGCTCCTTTATATTTTCCTGCCTTTCGGGCATTAGATTTACAAGATTATGACTTAATTATTAGCAGTAGCACCAGCTTCGCCAAAGCAGTTCGGAAAAAACCAGGTGCTAAACATATTTGCTTTTGTCATAATGTCACCCGTTTTCTATGGGATACAGAAACTTATTTAAGAGAGTATAGCGATTATAGATATTTGTCAGTTTTAATCGAAAAAGTATTTCAATTAATGCGAGATGTAGACCTGAAATATGCTCAGGAACCCGATATTTATATTGCTAACTCCAGCACTGTTGCCCGTCGTATTCAGCAGATTTATGGCAAACAGGCAATAATGATTAACTATCCAATTGATACTAGTAACTTTGTTTTCTCTGATACAAAAGACGAATATTATTTGGCATCAGCACGGATGATTAGTTATAAGCGCCTGGATATTATAGTCGAAGCTTTTAATTGGCTTGGATGGCCGTTAATCATCTCTGGGGATGGGCCAGAAAGAGAAAGATTACAAGCCAAAGCTTTGGATAATATTAAGTTTTTAGGTCATGTCAGTGACAACCAACGTAAGGAATTATTCTCTAAAGCTAAATCTATTATCGTAGCTGCTTTAGAAGACTATGGTTTAGTTCCTGTAGAGGCTAATGCTAGCGGTACACCAGTGATTGCTTTTGGTGCAGGTGGAGTCTTAGATACTCAAATAAACGGTCAGACTGGCGTATTTTTCAAGCGACAAACACCAGAATCTTTACAAAAAGCATTATTAGAGTCCGGAGAAATCACTTGGGATTATGAAAATATTCGTAATCATGCCGTGAATAATTTTTCTGAGCCAGTTTTCTTTAGTAAAGTTGAGCGAGTTATTACCCAAACTTGTAGCCTCAATTAAATCAGTAACTAGCCAAAAAGTGCTGAGTGGAAAATATTACTCATTACTCAGCACTTATTACTGATTACTCAACATTCATTTATTTTATTAGCGTCTCGAATACAAGGATCATCAAAGTGGTTCAAACTAATCTAAGTACAAATATAAACAGCGCTGATTCAGAACCCAGTTACGGCAAAATCTTTTCAGTTTTTCTGCGTAGGTCCCCTTGGTTCTTAACGGCATTTTTAACAACAATTGCCCTAGCAGCCCTGATGACTGCAAGAACCAAGCCTACTTACAAAAGCACAATGCAACTGTTAGTAGAACCTAACTATCAAGGCAAAAGAGAGGGTGGTACTCCAGAGACCCAGTTTCTCGAACCTGATATACAAATAGATACTGCTACACAACTGAACTTGATGCAAAGTTCAGGACTAATTCACAAAGCAGTTGACAAATTGCGATCAGAATATCCAAATATTACTGTAGCTGATATTAAAAATGCCTTAGTCTTAAATCAAGTTAGGACAAAAGAAGATAATGTCGCTACTAAAATTTTTCAAGTAGATTATACTTCTGGCGACCCTGAACAAACTCAAAAAGTTCTCGGTGCTATCAGGCAAGTCTATGTGGAATATAACAAACAGCAGCAAGACAACCGACTCAAAAAGGGTCTGCAAGTTATTAGAGAACAGTTGAGCAAAGCCAGTGAAGAAGTGAATGCAGCTGAAGCCAACTTACAAAGATTCCGCAGAAACCAAAATTTAATTAACCCAGAAGAACAAGCAAAAGCTCTAGAAGTTGCTTTAAATACTATTGAGCAAGAACGTCGTACTACTCGTTCTACATACGAAGAGGCTTTAGCAAAACAAAAATCTTTAGAAGAGCAATTAAATCGTTCTCCCAAAAATGCTTTAGTTACTTCTCGTTTGAGTCAATCCGTCCGCTACCAAGGCTTACTCAACGAAATTCAAAAAACAGAACTGTTACTAGCTCAAGAACGTTTACGCTTCACAGATGAAACCCCC contains:
- a CDS encoding NAD-dependent epimerase/dehydratase family protein, yielding MKILVTGTEGYLGCLLPSLLIGKGHEVIGVDTGYYKVGWLYNGTPITAKTLNKDIRHITPEDLEGVEAIVHMAELSNDPTGQLAPNITYDINHIGSVRLANLAKTMGVRRFVYMSSCSVYGVATEGDVTEASPVNPQTAYAECKTLVERDVTLLADDDFSPTFMRNATAFGASPRMRFDIVLNNLAGLAWTTKEIKMISDGTPWRPLVHALDICKAIVCALEAPRDIVHNQVFNVGDTTNNYRVKEIAQIIADTFPGCKLSFGDNGADNRSYRVSFEKINTVLPGFKCDWDAQKGARQLFDLFSQIDMTEDTFLFRGFTRLKQLEYLIRTEQINQDFFWNVK
- the lhgO gene encoding L-2-hydroxyglutarate oxidase; amino-acid sequence: MYDFTIVGGGIVGLSTGMALGKRYPQARILVLEKESQWAFHQTGNNSGVIHSGIYYKPGSFKAKFCRDGRDSMVKFCQEYGIDHEVCGKVIVATNGQELPRLENLYQRGLENGIEVQKISPEEVKEIEPHVKCVAGIRVFSTGIVNYKQVCLKYVELIQQQGGDLRLNTKVLKICPSGKNHVLETNKGNFETRFVINCAGLHSDRIAKLGGVQPSAKIVPFRGEYYELTPEKRYLVKTLIYPVPNPEFPFLGVHFTRMIDGSVHAGPNAVLSLKREGYKKTDFDLRDFAEVMTYPGFWKLAGKHADEGIQEIIRSFSKAAFTRSLQNLIPEVQAEDLVPTHAGVRAQALMDDGKLVDDFYIVPGENSIHVCNAPSPAATSSLEIGKAIAAQIPQQSHLENAVIA
- a CDS encoding tetratricopeptide repeat protein, translating into MKVLRYLPQEEIISLSVSLGRGGEACIYAVPSAGDCVAKIYHKPTVAHASKLRAMLANPPENPTASLGHISIAWPQELLWGADESERVIGFLMPRIRGMRPIIDFYNPRTRRQHCPLFNYQYLLRTARNLAAAFAALHNSGYSVGDVNESNILVSDTALVTLVDTDSFQVCDPDNDLVYRCPVGKPEFTPPELQNKIFAHHDRQATHDLFGLGVLIFQLLMEGTHPFSGIYQGIPEPPPYEARIASGHFTYSKKRQVPYLPTPIAPPWEILHPSLQALFIRCFEDGHNEPQLRPNAQAWLSAIAEAEDSLTTCTVNSQHHYSNHLHSCPWCERALRLGGRDPFPSVQAIENREHLRPRIPTKRRYGHGNQPVNLPQPVMPMYQSNWHSPTPSFSPYRNRWKGKFYPVVFCLLGFGVLGYLDVVTKFTSPLVSRNNYAQQALMPKQANSNTALSFAEYYQQGHAAYQVRDYKQAVDNFTHAIQQEPTNAKALVNRGNARYNLKDYEGALADYTVALQINPNEIKAFVNRGNSRLMLAEYSNDPDQQYRLAIADFNHALKLNEKEAEAYIRRGIVRSQMAKYSSDTIKDYQEAIADFDQALKLNPAKTEAYFQRASVRYLIAQYTGDSTKEYDQAIADFDQALKINDKLAKVYLKRGMVRYELAQITSNKSDANNAKALADLQLAAKLSLEQEDTESYQQALSSICIIEESKCNALFQSSTMRGYASTDLTAKQ
- a CDS encoding glycosyltransferase family 2 protein, with amino-acid sequence MSKLLTIAIPTYNRAKLLDQQLAWLANAIKGFEEYCEILVSDNCSTDNTQGIIQKWQHQLNNVTFKSNKHSKNLGVMKNIMYCLSSAETQYVWTIGDDDPIQDRAIAYVINKIKQHQNLGLIFLNFSGRNKITNQPVFPPTIIGNRWFDADCEDGCRDSKEVFEHCFAKSVGAVIFLSASIYRTDLVKQALQNWPDAANNWISLAYLAGYCAANGNVIVTKENFLECIVGVSYWQKEPKSALLMQYKHIPEVILKLREIGYSNQFCRQMLLHNSKEVDLKVFLGALRRWPISAVKTVIPFVALVSLSAFEMMPFKEIRVAENSEPISQQSSANNDRKSLQKLLNK
- the rfbF gene encoding glucose-1-phosphate cytidylyltransferase translates to MKAVILAGGLGTRLSEETSIKPKPMVEIGGKPILWHIMKTYSAHGINDFIICCGYKGYVIKEYFANYFLHMSDVTFDMRFNQMNVHSGYAEPWRVTLVNTGDHTMTGGRLKRVREHLGNDTFCFTYGDGVCDINITELIKFHQEQKSLATLTAVQPAGRFGAISLGYEQTKITSFREKPEGDGAWINGGYFILEPEVIDLIADDATVWEKEPLEKLADMEELSAFKHSGFWQPMDTLRDKNYLEELWKNNQAPWKVW